A genomic segment from Thermococcus sp. encodes:
- a CDS encoding DUF4392 domain-containing protein has product MIAHLINTDVGNRGVLGVYLYYRRRNPNFLHNSAKILLNNYEHVLIVTGFPIPPTMVPETDGPPGALALAKAIQILGGRVEVLTYPEVGRALRPFRVDFVENPDVSNYSLVIAIETPGKAADGGYYSMSGAEITRETFDWAVTGAKELGIPTIGIGDGGNEVGMGRIRDLIVRHVPHGDMIASVVETDELLLSAVSNWGAYGLLAEVSIQLGKNLLEDWDEEKAVRAMMDAGLIDGVSKGLTPTVDGISLSVHREIVGLLKLLVDEVLG; this is encoded by the coding sequence ATGATAGCCCATCTGATAAACACAGACGTCGGGAACCGCGGTGTCCTGGGGGTTTACCTCTACTACCGGAGGAGGAACCCCAATTTTTTACATAATTCTGCAAAAATACTTTTAAATAATTATGAGCACGTTTTAATCGTCACAGGCTTTCCAATACCCCCAACCATGGTTCCGGAGACGGACGGACCACCGGGGGCACTGGCGCTCGCGAAGGCCATCCAGATCCTCGGAGGAAGGGTTGAAGTCCTAACGTACCCCGAGGTGGGAAGGGCCCTGAGACCCTTCAGGGTTGACTTCGTGGAAAACCCCGATGTAAGCAATTACTCCCTTGTTATAGCCATCGAAACACCGGGAAAGGCTGCTGACGGAGGGTATTACTCCATGAGCGGAGCGGAGATAACGCGGGAAACCTTTGACTGGGCGGTTACTGGGGCCAAAGAACTCGGCATCCCTACAATAGGAATCGGTGATGGTGGAAACGAAGTCGGCATGGGAAGGATACGGGACCTAATTGTTAGGCATGTCCCCCATGGGGATATGATAGCGAGCGTCGTTGAGACTGATGAGCTCCTCCTTTCGGCTGTCTCGAACTGGGGCGCCTACGGACTCCTTGCAGAGGTGTCAATCCAACTCGGGAAGAACCTATTGGAGGATTGGGACGAGGAAAAAGCTGTTAGGGCAATGATGGATGCAGGGCTGATAGACGGCGTTTCCAAGGGGCTAACCCCCACTGTGGACGGCATCTCCTTAAGTGTCCACAGGGAAATCGTTGGGCTTTTAAAGTTGCTCGTCGATGAGGTCCTTGGGTGA
- the minD gene encoding cell division ATPase MinD, whose amino-acid sequence MEGRSIVFASGKGGTGKTTTVANLGVALAQFKKEVLLLDADITMANLSLVLGMEDIPITLHDVLAREADLKDAIYEGPAGVKVIPGGLSLEKIKKGKPERLRELMREISQMADFILIDAPAGLELTSVTALLIGKELIIVTNPEISAITDSLKTKLIAEKLGTLPLGAVLNRVTNEKTELTQEEIEAILEVPVLSMIPEDPEVKRASAYGVPLVIKNPTSPAAIAIKQLAAKLAGIKWQAPEPESPIKRVFKALFGGKK is encoded by the coding sequence TTGGAGGGCCGTTCGATTGTTTTTGCATCGGGAAAGGGTGGAACTGGTAAAACAACGACGGTTGCAAATCTCGGTGTTGCCCTGGCTCAGTTTAAAAAGGAAGTCCTCCTCTTGGATGCCGATATAACGATGGCCAACCTGAGCCTCGTTCTCGGCATGGAGGATATTCCAATAACCCTGCACGATGTGCTGGCCAGGGAAGCAGACCTCAAGGACGCCATATATGAGGGCCCAGCTGGGGTCAAGGTAATCCCGGGAGGGCTCAGCTTGGAGAAGATAAAGAAGGGAAAACCTGAGAGGCTCAGGGAGCTTATGAGGGAGATAAGCCAGATGGCTGACTTCATCCTCATCGACGCTCCTGCAGGACTTGAACTTACCTCGGTTACGGCGCTTCTCATCGGTAAAGAGCTTATCATCGTCACCAACCCGGAGATATCGGCCATCACTGATTCCCTCAAGACCAAGCTCATAGCAGAGAAGCTCGGAACGCTCCCGCTCGGTGCCGTCCTCAACAGGGTTACCAACGAGAAGACGGAACTCACACAGGAGGAGATCGAGGCCATCCTCGAGGTTCCAGTTCTGTCCATGATTCCGGAGGATCCGGAGGTCAAACGCGCTTCGGCATACGGTGTGCCCCTCGTCATTAAGAACCCCACTAGTCCAGCAGCTATAGCCATAAAACAGCTCGCAGCAAAGCTTGCTGGCATCAAGTGGCAGGCTCCCGAGCCGGAAAGCCCGATCAAAAGGGTCTTCAAAGCTCTCTTTGGGGGGAAGAAGTGA
- a CDS encoding GNAT family N-acetyltransferase, which produces MLTVRKATLDDVRDIVSVHTADEDLSSLSVGERYLHGGPWMSVETCSAHINALLIEKQLPVVAELEGRVVGEAETFFSTEPISGKVLKIAHIDVIEVHPDFRRAGIGRALVGFIENVAIERGLSL; this is translated from the coding sequence ATGCTGACGGTCAGGAAGGCAACTCTGGATGATGTTAGGGATATAGTGAGCGTTCACACCGCCGACGAAGACCTCTCCAGCCTTTCCGTTGGGGAGCGCTACCTCCACGGCGGCCCCTGGATGAGCGTTGAGACCTGCTCGGCTCATATAAACGCCCTCCTCATTGAGAAGCAGCTCCCGGTTGTCGCGGAACTCGAGGGCAGAGTAGTAGGGGAGGCGGAGACGTTCTTCTCTACTGAGCCCATAAGTGGGAAAGTGCTGAAGATAGCTCACATCGACGTTATCGAGGTTCACCCGGATTTTAGGAGGGCGGGTATCGGACGGGCACTCGTTGGGTTCATTGAGAACGTCGCAATCGAAAGGGGGTTGAGTTTGTAA
- a CDS encoding HD domain-containing protein encodes MKLTDFISDPRSIKLIGRTREYVRHFFERDGTHGFSHVERVFNLCLHIGKEEGADLEVLALASLLHDVARPLESSGKVEDHAVEGARIARHFLRSLGYPEEKVEAVAHAIEAHRFSRGPEPETLEAKILSDADKLDAIGAIGVARVFMYSGEHGRSIEDSLRHFEEKILKLKGLMYTKTARGIADGRHRFTVEFIERIMREIEGEI; translated from the coding sequence TTGAAGCTCACTGATTTCATAAGCGATCCGAGGAGTATCAAGCTTATAGGGCGTACGAGGGAGTACGTGAGGCACTTCTTTGAACGTGATGGGACGCACGGTTTCTCCCACGTCGAGCGTGTTTTCAACCTCTGCCTCCACATAGGAAAGGAGGAGGGTGCTGACCTCGAGGTTCTTGCTTTGGCTTCACTCCTCCACGACGTCGCGAGGCCCCTTGAGAGCTCTGGAAAGGTTGAGGACCATGCGGTTGAGGGAGCTAGGATAGCAAGGCACTTCCTGAGGAGCCTTGGCTATCCGGAGGAGAAGGTTGAAGCCGTTGCTCATGCCATCGAGGCCCACCGCTTCTCCCGCGGTCCGGAGCCGGAAACGCTGGAGGCTAAAATCCTGAGCGACGCGGACAAGCTTGATGCAATAGGGGCCATCGGCGTCGCAAGGGTTTTTATGTACTCCGGCGAGCACGGTAGGAGCATTGAGGATTCGCTGAGGCATTTTGAGGAGAAGATACTGAAGCTGAAGGGTTTGATGTACACCAAAACGGCAAGAGGGATTGCCGATGGAAGACATCGCTTCACCGTCGAGTTCATCGAGCGTATAATGCGCGAGATAGAGGGCGAAATCTGA
- the truD gene encoding tRNA pseudouridine(13) synthase TruD — MDYREFFSRFRYLSETPGIGGRIKVQPEDFVVVEDPLPSIFEGRKHAIFLLKKQNWDTMSVIKEIAKRAEMRYRDIGFAGTKDRHAVTFQYISVPIKTKERVEGVQIRDVELRFVSYGRFIKLGHLLGNRFRIIVRDVGEDAFERTRTIIRELRQKGGFPNYFGHQRFGEKRVTNHLVGKLLLWGDFEGAARLFLGAHEGGLEGDEARRHFWEIGDVDKALEEFPNFLRYERTLLHRYKETGSWRRAFLSLPLPIMRIFIHAYQSYLFNHYLSRRIEEGLSLNRALVGDIVVQMKGGIPYRDRTYRVTETNINFVNGTIQKGQAVVSGPLFGFSMRRAKGIPGRLEGEILEEENLSLEIFKKLPKPMAEPGGRRELLIRPLGLTYGYVPEMGMCFRFFLPKGIYATSVLREIMKDH; from the coding sequence ATGGACTACCGTGAGTTCTTTTCTCGGTTCCGCTACCTGAGCGAAACCCCAGGGATAGGCGGGAGAATAAAAGTTCAGCCTGAAGATTTTGTGGTTGTGGAAGATCCCCTTCCTTCAATCTTCGAGGGAAGAAAGCACGCGATTTTTCTCCTCAAAAAGCAGAACTGGGATACGATGAGTGTCATAAAGGAGATAGCAAAGCGCGCTGAGATGAGATACAGAGATATCGGCTTCGCGGGGACGAAAGACCGGCATGCCGTGACCTTCCAGTACATAAGCGTGCCTATTAAAACAAAGGAGAGGGTTGAGGGCGTTCAAATACGGGATGTTGAGCTCAGGTTCGTCTCGTATGGGAGGTTCATCAAGCTCGGCCACCTCCTCGGCAACCGCTTCAGGATAATCGTTAGGGACGTTGGTGAGGATGCATTTGAGCGAACCCGGACTATAATAAGGGAGCTCCGCCAGAAGGGTGGCTTTCCAAACTACTTTGGCCACCAGCGCTTTGGAGAAAAGCGCGTTACGAACCACCTCGTTGGAAAGTTACTCCTGTGGGGCGACTTTGAGGGTGCGGCAAGGCTCTTCCTCGGTGCTCATGAAGGTGGACTGGAAGGGGACGAGGCTAGAAGGCACTTCTGGGAGATCGGCGATGTGGACAAAGCTCTGGAGGAGTTTCCAAACTTCCTGAGGTATGAGAGAACCCTACTCCACCGCTACAAGGAAACCGGAAGCTGGAGGAGAGCCTTCCTGTCCCTACCGCTCCCGATAATGCGCATCTTCATCCACGCCTACCAGAGCTACCTCTTCAACCATTACCTCTCGCGGAGAATCGAGGAGGGGTTGTCCCTTAACAGGGCACTAGTTGGTGACATCGTGGTTCAGATGAAGGGGGGCATCCCCTACCGCGACAGAACCTACCGCGTCACTGAGACGAACATCAATTTTGTGAACGGAACGATACAGAAAGGCCAGGCCGTGGTTTCGGGCCCGCTCTTCGGTTTCTCAATGAGAAGGGCAAAAGGGATCCCGGGAAGGCTGGAAGGAGAAATTTTGGAAGAAGAGAACCTGAGCCTTGAAATCTTCAAAAAGCTCCCAAAGCCAATGGCCGAGCCAGGGGGTAGGAGGGAGCTTTTGATAAGACCCCTTGGGCTGACCTACGGCTACGTCCCCGAAATGGGCATGTGCTTCCGCTTCTTCCTTCCTAAGGGGATTTACGCGACAAGTGTTCTGCGTGAGATCATGAAGGACCATTAG
- a CDS encoding M20 family metallopeptidase — MSLDPLSEAKGIEKEIIAWRRDFHMHPELKYEEERTSKIAEEHLRKWGYSIKRVGTGIIADIGEGNKTIALRADMDALPIQEETDVSYKSRIPGKMHACGHDAHTAMLLGAAKIIAEHREELNGRVRLIFQPAEEGGNGAVRMIEGGALEGVNAIFGFHVWMDLPSGVIGIRDGPFLAGAGFFGARIIGKGGHGAFPHEAIDPIPIASEIVLALQTIVSRNVNPIETGVVSVTAINGGTAFNVIPEEVTLKGTFRYYQPEIGEMIKRRTAEVIGGIAKTHGARAEFDINNLVPPTINSKEMADFVRKVARRYGLRWGKVAMSMGAEDFAYYLQRVPGAFLALGIRNEEKGIIYPHHHPRFDIDEDVLHLGTAMEVALAFEFSRS; from the coding sequence ATGAGCTTAGATCCCCTTTCTGAAGCCAAAGGGATTGAGAAGGAGATTATAGCCTGGCGCAGGGACTTCCACATGCATCCCGAGCTCAAGTACGAGGAGGAAAGGACCTCCAAAATAGCCGAGGAGCACCTGCGCAAGTGGGGATATTCAATTAAACGCGTTGGAACCGGGATAATAGCGGATATAGGGGAAGGGAATAAAACAATAGCACTCCGCGCTGACATGGATGCCCTGCCGATTCAGGAGGAAACCGATGTTTCATATAAGTCTAGAATCCCCGGAAAGATGCACGCCTGCGGTCACGACGCCCATACGGCCATGCTATTGGGAGCGGCAAAGATAATAGCAGAGCATAGAGAGGAGCTTAATGGGAGGGTGCGCCTTATCTTTCAGCCGGCTGAAGAAGGCGGCAATGGAGCGGTGAGAATGATCGAAGGAGGTGCCCTAGAGGGTGTCAACGCCATCTTCGGCTTCCACGTCTGGATGGACCTTCCAAGCGGAGTCATAGGTATTAGGGACGGTCCGTTTTTAGCTGGGGCAGGGTTCTTTGGGGCGAGGATAATAGGAAAAGGCGGACACGGTGCTTTTCCCCACGAGGCAATAGATCCGATACCAATAGCCTCCGAGATAGTATTGGCCCTTCAGACGATAGTGAGTAGGAACGTGAACCCGATAGAGACAGGCGTTGTGAGCGTTACGGCCATAAACGGGGGCACGGCCTTCAACGTCATCCCAGAAGAGGTAACCCTGAAGGGGACCTTCCGCTACTACCAGCCGGAGATTGGAGAGATGATAAAGAGGAGAACGGCAGAGGTAATCGGAGGCATCGCCAAAACCCACGGCGCCCGGGCGGAGTTTGACATCAACAACCTCGTCCCCCCGACGATAAACTCGAAGGAGATGGCAGACTTCGTGAGGAAAGTAGCCAGGAGATACGGTCTGAGGTGGGGGAAGGTTGCGATGTCAATGGGCGCTGAGGACTTTGCCTACTACCTCCAGCGCGTTCCAGGGGCCTTCCTCGCACTAGGGATAAGAAACGAGGAAAAGGGTATAATCTACCCACACCACCACCCGCGCTTTGACATCGATGAGGACGTCCTTCACCTAGGAACCGCAATGGAGGTTGCACTGGCATTTGAGTTCTCAAGATCCTAG
- a CDS encoding KH domain-containing protein — translation MKAPICEVCLKTDDILCPADEKKLQEGVISELDVRVARLLYKLLGDVDMEFKKAVEAGDLIVIMVGEGDVPITIGKSGKNIKTLMRELGKRIRVIEAAEIKDTEDLKKLATDLLYPAGVFGVNIVYKPGGGNYYKVLVLNRDRKKLPARPDVLEDIMSQMAGIEVKISFI, via the coding sequence ATGAAGGCGCCAATCTGTGAGGTGTGTTTGAAAACCGACGATATTCTATGCCCTGCTGATGAAAAAAAGCTTCAGGAAGGTGTGATTTCAGAGCTTGATGTGAGGGTGGCACGCTTACTCTATAAGCTTCTTGGCGACGTTGATATGGAGTTTAAAAAGGCCGTCGAGGCTGGGGACCTGATAGTTATAATGGTCGGTGAAGGGGACGTTCCCATAACCATAGGAAAGAGTGGAAAGAACATCAAAACCCTAATGAGGGAGCTTGGAAAGCGCATAAGGGTCATCGAGGCAGCTGAGATTAAAGACACCGAAGATCTCAAGAAGCTCGCCACTGACCTGCTCTACCCAGCGGGGGTCTTTGGAGTCAACATCGTCTACAAACCCGGTGGTGGGAACTACTACAAGGTTCTCGTTCTTAACAGGGATAGGAAGAAGCTCCCCGCACGGCCTGACGTACTGGAGGATATAATGTCCCAGATGGCTGGGATAGAGGTGAAGATAAGCTTCATCTGA
- a CDS encoding class I SAM-dependent methyltransferase family protein produces MLAVKVPKEEAEMIRRKLLELGVLAKGYYIKREEDSVLFPVTEPVDGFEIVEEEFKRIERRPNSYRDIVEVPKEFKPLLPSSFDIIGDIAIVELPEELMPYGGAIGEAILKVHRHIKAVFAKGGKVSGQYRVRELIPLAGEKRTETLHRENGIRLKLDVARVYYTPRLATERMRVFEKTRPGEVILDMFAGAGPYSILLARKAKLVFAVDLNPWAIRYLEENICLNKASNVIPILGDVRKIAGRIRVDRAIMNLPKFADRFLKKAMLSVKHGGIIHYYGFGPEGGLYSEHEVKIKAIARELGLAVEFLDRRKVRPYAPRQFNVAIDFRVLG; encoded by the coding sequence ATGCTCGCCGTAAAAGTCCCCAAAGAAGAGGCTGAAATGATCAGAAGGAAGCTCCTCGAACTCGGAGTCCTAGCTAAGGGATACTACATAAAACGAGAGGAGGATTCCGTCCTTTTCCCTGTTACCGAGCCTGTCGATGGATTTGAGATCGTTGAAGAAGAGTTCAAGAGAATTGAGAGGAGACCCAACAGCTACCGTGATATCGTTGAAGTCCCGAAAGAGTTTAAGCCGCTCCTGCCGAGTTCCTTTGACATCATCGGCGACATCGCGATAGTCGAGCTGCCCGAAGAGCTGATGCCGTACGGAGGGGCCATCGGCGAGGCGATCCTAAAAGTCCACCGCCATATAAAGGCCGTCTTTGCCAAGGGGGGCAAGGTTTCAGGGCAATACCGCGTTAGAGAGCTTATCCCTCTGGCCGGTGAAAAGAGAACGGAAACTCTCCACCGCGAGAACGGGATAAGACTGAAACTCGACGTCGCGAGGGTTTACTACACCCCGCGGCTCGCCACGGAGAGGATGAGGGTTTTTGAGAAGACGCGGCCTGGTGAGGTCATCCTCGACATGTTTGCCGGTGCCGGTCCATACTCAATACTCCTCGCAAGGAAGGCAAAGCTTGTCTTCGCCGTTGATTTAAACCCCTGGGCGATTCGTTATCTTGAGGAGAACATATGCCTCAACAAAGCCAGCAACGTCATCCCGATCCTCGGCGATGTGAGAAAGATTGCCGGCCGGATCAGGGTCGACCGTGCCATAATGAATCTCCCCAAGTTCGCCGACCGCTTTTTAAAGAAGGCAATGCTGAGCGTTAAACACGGCGGGATAATCCACTATTACGGCTTTGGCCCCGAGGGGGGCCTCTACTCCGAGCACGAAGTGAAGATAAAAGCTATTGCCCGAGAGCTGGGTCTTGCGGTGGAGTTTTTAGACAGAAGAAAGGTCCGCCCTTACGCACCGAGGCAGTTCAACGTCGCGATAGACTTCAGGGTTTTAGGATGA
- a CDS encoding phosphoglycolate phosphatase, whose product MIKAISLDVDGTITYRDRTLSIDALKAIRLAEKLGLPVMLVTGNSVPFAEAAAVFIGTSGPVIAEDGGALSLKGEGTMRKRVFLTDMNEEWILWSELKRRYPEAELSYSTMERKAGIVVRRTVPVEAVRGIIKELGLNLVAVDSGFAIHIKKPWINKGTGIEKACELLGINPNEVAHVGDGENDLDAFRVAGYRIAIAQAPESLKKKADYVTEKPYGDGGAEAVMHILKKFGYLGGKDADGQEGNSG is encoded by the coding sequence ATGATAAAGGCAATATCCCTTGACGTGGACGGAACAATTACCTATAGAGACAGAACGCTCAGTATAGACGCATTAAAGGCCATTAGACTGGCAGAAAAGCTCGGCCTTCCTGTGATGCTCGTCACGGGGAACTCGGTTCCCTTCGCGGAAGCCGCGGCTGTCTTCATCGGCACTAGTGGACCGGTCATAGCGGAGGACGGTGGTGCGCTCTCGCTGAAGGGGGAGGGGACGATGAGGAAGCGCGTTTTTCTGACTGATATGAACGAGGAGTGGATACTCTGGAGCGAGCTCAAGAGGCGCTATCCTGAGGCCGAACTGAGCTACTCGACGATGGAGCGAAAGGCCGGCATAGTAGTGAGGAGAACCGTTCCAGTAGAAGCTGTGAGGGGGATCATAAAGGAGCTTGGACTTAACCTAGTTGCAGTGGATTCCGGCTTTGCAATCCACATAAAGAAGCCATGGATCAACAAGGGAACCGGGATAGAGAAAGCCTGTGAGCTCCTCGGGATAAATCCCAATGAGGTGGCCCACGTCGGTGACGGCGAGAATGACCTCGATGCCTTCCGTGTCGCCGGCTACCGCATTGCAATAGCACAGGCCCCGGAGAGCCTAAAGAAAAAGGCCGACTATGTAACGGAAAAGCCCTACGGGGACGGTGGTGCCGAGGCCGTGATGCACATTCTCAAGAAGTTTGGCTATCTCGGTGGGAAGGATGCTGACGGTCAGGAAGGCAACTCTGGATGA
- the aspS gene encoding aspartate--tRNA(Asn) ligase, producing MYRTHYSSQITEELNGQRVRVAGWVWEAKDLGGIKFLWIRDREGIVQVTVPKKKVDPELFKLIPKLNAEDVVAVEGTVNFTPKAKLGFEILPEKLEILNRAETPLPLDPTGKVKAELDTRLDNRFMDLRRPEVMAIFKIRSSVFKAVRDFFYNEGFIEIHTPKIIATATEGGTELFPMKYFERDAFLAQSPQLYKQIMMASGLDRVYEIAPIFRAEEHNTTRHLNEAWSIDAEMAFIENEEEVMNLLERLVSYAITYVREHNFKELEIINFGLEEPKLPFPRVSYDKALEILADLGKIIEWGEDIDTEGEKLLGKYMLENENTSLYFLYQYPSEAKPFYIMKYDDQPEICRAFDLEYRGVEITSGGQREHRLEVLEEQIREKELNPANFEFYLRTFRYGMPPHGGFGLGAERLIKQMLDLNNIREVILFPRDRRRLTP from the coding sequence ATGTACAGGACGCACTACTCAAGCCAGATTACAGAGGAGCTGAACGGTCAGCGCGTTAGGGTGGCCGGATGGGTTTGGGAGGCCAAAGACCTCGGTGGAATCAAGTTCCTCTGGATAAGAGACAGGGAAGGGATAGTCCAGGTCACCGTACCGAAGAAGAAAGTTGACCCTGAGCTGTTCAAGCTCATTCCAAAGCTCAACGCTGAGGACGTCGTCGCAGTAGAGGGCACAGTTAACTTCACACCCAAGGCAAAACTTGGCTTTGAAATCCTTCCCGAGAAGCTCGAAATCCTTAACCGGGCTGAAACGCCCCTCCCGCTCGATCCTACCGGGAAAGTGAAGGCGGAACTCGATACTAGACTGGACAACCGCTTCATGGACCTCAGAAGACCGGAGGTAATGGCGATATTCAAAATACGTTCCAGCGTTTTTAAGGCGGTTAGGGACTTCTTCTATAACGAAGGCTTTATTGAGATACACACGCCGAAGATTATAGCAACGGCAACAGAGGGGGGGACGGAGTTATTCCCGATGAAGTACTTTGAGAGGGACGCTTTTCTGGCCCAAAGTCCTCAGCTCTACAAGCAGATAATGATGGCAAGCGGTCTGGACAGGGTCTACGAGATAGCGCCGATTTTTAGAGCTGAAGAGCACAACACCACAAGGCACCTCAACGAGGCCTGGAGCATCGATGCCGAGATGGCCTTCATCGAGAATGAGGAGGAGGTCATGAACCTCCTTGAGAGGCTGGTTTCTTATGCTATCACCTACGTCCGCGAGCACAACTTTAAGGAACTGGAAATCATCAACTTCGGGCTGGAGGAGCCTAAACTGCCCTTCCCGCGCGTGAGCTACGATAAAGCCCTTGAGATCTTGGCTGACCTTGGCAAGATCATAGAATGGGGCGAGGACATAGACACCGAGGGTGAGAAGCTCCTTGGGAAGTACATGCTCGAAAACGAGAACACCTCCCTCTACTTCCTCTACCAGTACCCGAGCGAGGCCAAGCCGTTCTACATCATGAAGTACGACGATCAGCCCGAGATCTGCCGCGCCTTCGACCTCGAGTACCGCGGTGTAGAGATAACCTCGGGCGGCCAGAGGGAACACCGTCTTGAAGTGCTTGAAGAGCAGATACGGGAGAAGGAACTCAACCCAGCTAACTTCGAATTCTACCTCAGAACCTTCCGCTACGGCATGCCCCCACACGGTGGCTTCGGTCTCGGTGCAGAAAGGCTGATAAAGCAAATGCTCGACCTCAACAACATCCGCGAGGTTATACTCTTCCCAAGGGATAGGAGAAGGCTCACACCATAA
- the pth2 gene encoding peptidyl-tRNA hydrolase Pth2 produces MFKYKQVIVSRRDLKLSKGKFAVQVAHGAVMATLKAQKEKPEWFEAWFHEGQKKVVVKAENLEEIFKLKVEAEKLNIPTALIRDAGLTEIPPGTITVLAIGPAPEELVDKVTGHLKLV; encoded by the coding sequence ATGTTCAAGTACAAGCAGGTCATAGTCTCGCGGAGGGACTTAAAGCTCAGCAAAGGCAAGTTTGCTGTTCAGGTTGCCCACGGGGCTGTTATGGCGACACTTAAAGCCCAGAAGGAAAAACCGGAGTGGTTCGAGGCATGGTTCCATGAGGGTCAGAAGAAGGTTGTCGTAAAGGCCGAAAACCTCGAGGAGATTTTCAAGCTAAAGGTTGAGGCTGAGAAGCTCAACATTCCAACGGCCCTCATCAGGGACGCCGGCTTAACCGAGATCCCCCCCGGCACGATAACGGTTCTCGCGATTGGGCCGGCTCCGGAGGAGCTGGTAGATAAGGTTACCGGACACTTGAAGCTGGTGTGA
- a CDS encoding AMP phosphorylase — protein MKAKVKIMDMYSGRYSVFINEKEAKAVKLHPDDLVRIEAGKKTVYGSVIISNLVEGGTIGIGRDILQLHNFSEGEVVSVFPTGTPESVRYIKKKMNGEKLRKVEIEAIIRDIVDRKLRDIEISSFVTSLEINGLDMDEIAALTIAMAETGDMLDIDRKPIMDVHSIGGVPGNKTNILVVPIVAAAGLTIPKTSSRAITSAAGTADVVEVFADVSFSLDEIKRVVEKVGACLVWGGALNLAPADDITIKAERALSVDPTGLMLASIMSKKYAMGSQYVLIDIPTGKGVKVETVDQARTLARDFIELGKRLGQYVEVAITYGGQPIGHTVGPALEAREALSALMTGTGPGSLIEKATGLAGVLLEMGGIAQEGAGKKMAKEILESGKAWEKMKEIIEEQGGDPGIKPEDIAVGDKTYTFIAQASGYVTAIDNRAITAIARSAGAPEDKGAGLELYVKVGEKVKEGDPLFTIHAENEARLDQAIVFARRTEPIRIEGMVLQRIGNI, from the coding sequence ATGAAGGCCAAGGTCAAGATAATGGACATGTACAGCGGCAGGTATTCCGTGTTCATAAATGAAAAAGAAGCCAAGGCAGTGAAGTTACACCCTGATGACCTTGTTAGAATAGAGGCGGGAAAGAAAACGGTTTATGGGAGTGTTATCATAAGCAACCTCGTTGAAGGTGGCACCATTGGAATAGGCAGGGACATACTCCAGCTCCACAACTTCTCTGAGGGTGAAGTTGTTTCGGTGTTCCCCACTGGAACCCCTGAGAGCGTCCGCTACATAAAGAAGAAGATGAATGGTGAGAAGCTCCGGAAGGTGGAGATAGAAGCCATAATCAGGGACATCGTTGACAGGAAGCTCCGCGACATAGAGATAAGCTCGTTCGTCACCTCCCTTGAGATAAACGGCCTAGACATGGACGAAATAGCCGCTTTGACGATAGCCATGGCTGAGACCGGCGACATGCTTGACATCGACAGGAAGCCGATAATGGATGTCCACAGCATCGGAGGTGTTCCAGGGAACAAGACCAACATCCTTGTCGTACCCATAGTTGCAGCGGCCGGTCTCACCATACCAAAGACTAGCTCTAGGGCTATAACCAGCGCCGCGGGTACTGCCGATGTAGTTGAGGTCTTCGCGGATGTAAGCTTCTCCCTCGACGAAATCAAGAGGGTAGTTGAGAAGGTCGGCGCATGCCTCGTCTGGGGTGGCGCTTTGAACCTCGCCCCGGCAGATGACATTACAATTAAGGCCGAGCGCGCCCTCAGTGTTGACCCAACCGGCCTCATGCTCGCGAGCATAATGTCGAAGAAGTACGCAATGGGCAGCCAGTACGTCCTTATAGACATCCCCACAGGAAAAGGGGTTAAAGTTGAGACCGTTGACCAGGCCAGAACCCTGGCAAGGGACTTCATAGAGCTTGGGAAGAGACTTGGGCAGTATGTTGAGGTTGCGATAACTTACGGCGGCCAGCCGATAGGCCACACCGTTGGTCCAGCCCTCGAGGCTAGGGAGGCACTCTCAGCCCTCATGACGGGAACCGGCCCCGGAAGCCTCATAGAGAAGGCAACCGGTCTCGCCGGCGTTCTCTTGGAGATGGGTGGTATTGCACAGGAAGGGGCAGGTAAGAAGATGGCGAAGGAAATCCTGGAGAGTGGAAAGGCCTGGGAGAAGATGAAGGAGATCATAGAGGAGCAGGGTGGCGACCCAGGCATAAAACCCGAGGACATAGCAGTGGGCGACAAGACCTACACATTCATCGCCCAGGCCAGCGGTTACGTTACCGCGATAGACAACAGAGCGATAACTGCAATAGCCAGATCCGCTGGAGCACCTGAAGACAAGGGGGCAGGACTGGAACTCTACGTCAAGGTCGGTGAGAAAGTCAAAGAAGGTGACCCGCTCTTCACAATCCACGCCGAGAACGAGGCGAGGCTCGACCAAGCCATAGTCTTCGCAAGGAGGACCGAGCCGATAAGAATAGAGGGAATGGTTCTCCAGAGGATAGGAAACATCTAA